In Vanrija pseudolonga chromosome 4, complete sequence, a single window of DNA contains:
- the YJR054W gene encoding putative vacuolar membrane protein has product MCFTESRWKSEVVQDFKFDYVDVKDFHRTDFGTRFKYMFVYLFILRDIVIYGLDIFTLATMLSTSNWTNKVYRDGAGRTGTSIFHVNIEFNVAKYVFLGCIIFSFLLLAYEVYKAKQVVRSRDISYAFTNVMANDYYSIKDYNNFCLFCAISDSTKLHDKIAFFVFFSFKTWKRTLLADGPRQAINAIILSALFQYVATYNPNNLDPPPGFHWSNVPILWGQDPGSSNPKTDIPTAMLFWSMTITVVLFLISLFSLILAALLYLPLLCNIQGNLKEYVCHKVDKRLGQIMKRIQKTRIKRNMSLERKIALGGQITNSKGETVDASHLQPTLPSISLEPLQDDKYTAGNYGGRRSPDPYNNGRRSPGPDDAYSSDTHSLKSSMYHGMTPSVKADYALYSGGFSHDEHSYPPTPGYDEAYAASQTSLLANAAAPGRAGTPSASHVSIPMHAAPSGAPDYPPAPPTAYGAPSYPPNVSQPPPRQAQRNSPPSYTQGGQSAPRLVSPPPQAARSPPPSIRSPPPPMRSPPAQGQFNVAQYSYDAVRQGGGQAHYDYTVASASLPGGAVYQVEQVNAFQQQARAPQQARPGPTPQQQQQRYNYQPQQFDSGHGW; this is encoded by the exons ATGTGCTTCACCGAGTCGCGCTGGAAGTCCGAGGTCGTCCAGGACTTCAAG TTCGACTATGTCGACGTCAAAGACTTTCACCGGACAGACTTTGGCACGCGCTTCAAGTACATGTTTGTCTACCTGTTCATCCTGCGTGATATCGTCATCTACGGCCTGGACATCTTCACCCTAGCGACCATGCTGTCGACGTCCAAC TGGACCAACAAGGTCTACCGGGACGGCGCGGGCAGGACGGGCACGAGTATCTTTCACGTCAACATCGAGTTCAACGTGGCCAAGTACGTCTTCCTTGGCTGTATcatcttctccttcttgctT CTCGCGTACGAAGTCTACAAGGCCAAGCAGGTTGTCAGGTCGCGCGACATCTCGTACGCCTTCACCAATGTCATGGCCAACGACTACTACTCTATCA aggACTATAACAACTTTTGCCTGTTCTGCGCCATTAGTGACTCGACCAAGCTGCACGACAAGATTGCCTTCTTCGTCTTCTTCTCATTCAAGA CCTGGAAACGCActctgctcgccgacggccccCGTCAGGCCATCAACGCCATCATCCTTTCGGCCCTGTTCCAGTACGTCGCCACTTACAACCCGAACAACCTGGACCCACCACCAGGCTTCCACTGGAGCAATGTGCCCATTCTCTGGGGACAGGACccgggcagcagcaacccCAAGACGGACATCCCCACGGCCATGCTGTTCTGGTCCATGACCATTACCGTTGTTCTCTTCCTCATTTCGTTGTTCAGCCTTATTTTGGCCGCTCTTCTCTATCTCCCTCTTCTCTGCAACATCCAGGGCAACCTCAAGGAATACGTCTGCCACAAGGTCGACAAGCGTCTTGGCCAGATCATGAAGCGCATCCAAAAGACGCGTATCAAGCGCAACATGTCGCTTGAGCGCAAGATTGCTTTGGGTGGGCAGATCACAAACTCCAAGGGCGAGACGGTCGACGCCAGCCACCTCCAGCCCACACTCCCTTCCATCTCTCTCGAGCCTCTTCAGGACGACAAGTACACTGCGGGCAACTATGGTGGCCGCCGTTCCCCCGACCCCTACAACAACGGCCGCCGCTCTCCAGGACCAGACGATGCCTATAGCAGCGACACTCACAGCCTCAAGAGCAGCATGTACCACGGCATGACGCCTTCCGTCAAGGCCGACTATGCGCTCTACTCGGGTGGCTTCTCGCACGATGAACACTCGTACCCACCAACACCTGGCTACGACGAGGCATACGCTGCGAGCCAGACGAGCCTGTTGGCAAACGCTGCCGCGCCTGGTCGCGCAGGCACCCCTTCGGCAAGCCATGTCAGCATCCCGATGCACGCTGCCCCAAGTGGCGCTCCCGACTatccgccagcaccaccaacGGCCTACGGCGCACCCTCGTACCCTCCAAATGTGTcgcagccgccaccacgACAGGCTCAGCGCAACTCGCCGCCCTCATATACTCAAGGAGGGCAGTCGGCGCCACGACTCGTTTCGCCTCCTCCACAggcagcgcgctcgccccCTCCGTCTATCCGCTCGCCACCTCCGCCTATGCGTTCGCCTCCTGCACAGGGACAGTTCAATGTCGCACAGTACAGCTACGACGCGGTTAGACAAGGCGGTGGACAGGCCCACTACGACTACActgtggcctcggcgtcgctgcccggcggcgctgtttaccaggtcgagcaggtcaaTGCGttccagcagcaggctcGGGCGCCGCAGCAGGCACGACCTGGTCCGACTCctcagcagcaacagcagcgtTACAACTACCAGCCGCAGCAGTTTGACAGCGGTCACGGGTGGTAG
- the ytcJ_4 gene encoding Putative amidohydrolase YtcJ, translating to MTVDASSRRTLFINAALVGKPAGRYAVLVDGGVVVNISATSVVDVPDNTEVVDLALPDGGQQWLSPGLIDWHTHFTMNTLATRRLDLSKAKSAAAVLEAVAAHIDDPAYDEGGRFVARDVRNGEWTDEELLTRAALDKISATKPIVLVFNGYHSIQTNTAGLKLSGRDTDTDEHRDHSGFLLEADAFGFLVHLQDTADASVLDKWVIGEAERAASLGVTEVVDLEFAQSIESWERRADKGFKSLRVHIGFYPHHLDDALGRGLKTGDVIPGTNGLVTAGPFKLITDGSLGSQTAYCCDHYPGNPDNRGILAFQGDEIDALCLRATTNGLRLAVHAIGDDALRLVLDKLEAHSAAGSHPLRGSTIEHAQLVHLDDLPRFHKLGLIASIQPRHLVDDRELCHKFWPGREPRAYAFRAIVDAGIPIKLGSDCPVAQLDPWEALACAITRAGPGEAPFVKEQIIDLNTAYAASTHNGKLHIAEGERADLVILGSNPLEQDAAGLRAMVVEGTLLGGNWTFRRGAKA from the coding sequence ATGACTGTCGACGCATCATCCCGCCGCACGCTCTTCAtcaacgccgcgctcgtcggcaagccGGCAGGGCGgtacgccgtgctcgtcgacggcggcgtggtcgtcaacatcagcgcgacgtcggtcgtcgacgtgccagACAAcaccgaggtggtcgacctcgcgctccccgACGGCGGGCAGCAGTGGCTCAGCCCTGGCCTGATCGACTGGCACACGCACTTCACGATGAACACGCTCGCCACGCGGCGCTTGGACCTGTCCAAGGCGAAAtccgccgctgctgtcctcgaggccgtcgcggcgcacaTCGACGACCCGGCATacgacgagggcgggcgcttcgtcgcgcgcgacgtgcgcaACGGCGAGTggacggacgaggagctcctcacccgcgccgcgctcgacaagatcTCGGCGACCAAGCCCATCGTGCTCGTGTTCAACGGGTACCACTCGATCCAGACGAACACTGCTGGCCTCAAGCTCTCGGGCCGcgacacggacacggacGAGCACAGGGACCACAGCGGGTtcctgctcgaggccgacgcgttcggcttcctcgtccacctgcaggacacggccgacgcgtCCGTGCTCGACAAGTGGGTCATCGGGGAGGCTGAGCGCGCTGCGTCGCTCGGCGTGACCGAGGTCGTTGATCTCGAGTTTGCGCAGTCCATCGAGAGCTGGGAGCGCCGCGCAGACAAGGGCTTCAAGTCGCTCCGCGTGCACATCGGCTTCTACCCGCaccatctcgacgacgccctcggccgcggcctcaAGACGGGCGACGTGATCCCCGGCACCAACGGcctcgtcaccgccggccCGTTCAAGCTCATCACggacggctcgctcggctcCCAGACGGCATACTGCTGCGACCACTACCCCGGCAACCCGGACAACCGCGGCATCCTCGCGTTCCAGGGGGACGAGATCGACGCGCTGTGtctgcgcgcgacgacgaacgGGCTCCGCCTGGCAGTCCACGCgatcggcgacgacgcgctccgcctcgtgctcgacaagctcgaggcgcacTCGGCAGCAGGTAGCCACCCCCTGCGGGGTAGCACGatcgagcacgcgcagctggtccacctcgacgacctgccgCGCTTCCACAAGCTCGGGCTGATCGCCTCCATCCAGccgcgccacctcgtcgacgaccgcgagctgTGCCACAAGTTCTGGCCCGGGCGCGAGCCCCGCGCGTACGCCTTCCGCGCgattgtcgacgccggtATCCCGATCAAGCTCGGCTCAGACTGCcccgtcgcccagctcgaccccTGGGAGGCGCTCGCGTGCGCCATTACGCGTGCTGGGCCCGGCGAGGCGCCCTTCGTCAAGGAGCAGATCATCGACCTCAACACCGCGTACGCCGCCAGCACGCACAACGGCAAGCTCCACattgccgagggcgagcgcgccgacctggtCATTCTCGGCTCGAACCCCCTCGAGCAGGACGCGGCCGGTCTCCGCGCCATGGTCGTCGAGGGTAccctgctcggcggcaactGGACGTTCCGCCGCGGTGCCAAGGCGTAG
- the ordL_1 gene encoding putative oxidoreductase OrdL — translation MPLPRKDPTKSYWIEQAPSPLKDFQSGPLPERTDVLIIGAGYTAATLAYWLRAFSPADAVPSITVLDARDICGGATGRNGGQLRPISFDAYADWAATYGRDTARELIEHEVAHIPAFEALVAAEKLDCDLHVSRTWSAYMTDEEAAKGVAQVEGMRAAEGGWVDRVVGDVVATRDPEEAGRLTRVKGARGAVGVPGGRIWPYKFVHGLFAKLLQTPGFELHAHTPAVEVLPCRNSNMEWTVATARGDIRAKAVVYANNRWVEHLAPEFRGVITAARNQMAAIRLDGSRWAGGKLDEQAMQFWDGLHNNYYVTFPQYNTLVIGGAKQVLVRPTTRPDGSAGPPDLSLWHDNDDEDKNAPGAEAYFRSWPQRDLVGWGGPSEAKLAGTNPSADASTGGLWTGVMSHSIDSMPFVGPLDCERVAAGQYVAAGWNGHGMPRILLATHALAGQVLAGLGVQATPGPEWARRLRIPRLPAPFEVSPERLRRVTAAAREHAAAQEKAKAKL, via the exons ATGCCGCTACCACGCAAGGACCCAACAAAGTCGTACTGGATCGAGCAGGCTCCGTCCCCGCTCAAAGACTTCCAGTCGGGCCCGCTGCCAGAACGCACCGACGTGCTGATCATCGGGGCGGGGTATACGGCCGCAACGCTGGCGTACTGGCTGCGCGCGTTCTCCCCGGCCGACGCGGTGCCGAGCATCActgtgctcgacgcgcgcgacatCTGCGGGGGCGCAACGGGTAGAAACG GCGGCCAGCTGAGGCCCATCTCGTTCGACGCGTACGCCGACTGGGCAGCAACGTACGGCCGCGACACAGCGCGCGAGCTGATCGAGCACGAAGTCGCGCACATCCCCGCGttcgaggcgctcgtcgccgccgaaAAGCTAGACTGCGACCTGCACGTCTCGCGCACGTGGTCGGCGTACatgaccgacgaggaggccgccaagggggtcgcgcaggtcgagggCATGCGCGCTGCCGAGGGCGGATGGGTGGATCGCGTCGTGGGCGATGTCGTCGCAACACGGGATCCGGAGGAGGCGGGACGGTTGACGAGGGTCAAGGGCGCGCGAGGGGCCGTCGGTGTGCCCGGGGGGAGGAT ctGGCCATACAAGTTCGTGCACGGCCTCttcgccaagctcctccaGACACCGGGGTTCGAGCTGCACGCACACACCCCCGCGGTGGAAGTACTCCCGTGCCGCAACTCCAACATGGAGTGGACGgtggccacggcgcgcggcgacatCCGCGCCAAGGCGGTCGTGTACGCCAATAACCGGTgggtcgagcacctcgcgcccgagTTCCGGGGCGTCATCACGGCCGCGAGGAACCAGATGGCTGCGATTCGGCTGGATGGGAGTCGCTGGGCGGGGGGaaagctcgacgagcaggccaTGCAGTTCTGGGACGGGCTGCACAAC AACTACTATGTCACCTTCCCGCAGTACAACACCCTCGTGATAGGCGGCGCGAAGCAGGTCCTCGTGCGtccgacgactcggccaGACGGGAGCGCAGGCCCGCCCGACCTGTCGCTGTggcacgacaacgacgacgaggacaagaaTGCGCCCGGGGCAGAAGCTTACTTCCGCTCCTGGCCacagcgcgacctcgtcggctgGGGCGGGCCGTCGGAAGCCAAGTTGGCAGGTACAAACCCCTCCGCGGACGCGAGCACGGGCGGGCTGTGGACGGGCGTCATGAGCCACTCGATCGACTCTATGCCCTTTGTCGGGCCGCTCGActgcgagcgcgtcgcggccggaCAGTACGTCGCGGCCGGGTGGAACGGGCACGGGATGCCGCGTATCCTGCTGGCGACGCACGCACTCGCGGGGCAGGTGTTGGCCGGGCTCGGGGTGCAGGCTACGCCTGGGCCAgagtgggcgaggcggctgAGGATCCCGCGCCTGCCGGCGCCGTTTGAGGTCAGCCCCGAACGCCTGCGGCGggtgactgctgctgctagggagcatgcggcggcgcaggagaaggccaaggccaagctgtGA
- the MON1 gene encoding Vacuolar fusion protein MON1 produces the protein MGTTPGDSPSATLSPAALSPPASSNPSTPPRSRSPFHAPRPSAPSTSVSSLSVSTYLDAGTGGSSSAAASQIPSPSPSPHRTPSARKHRRNGTGSRSLLGSGSAPGLLAPPVASTASTAMALLDLDRAASRSPGVSSAPGSPGEGSTLLASSGRTSPASGSSRKGKERAVDDGANEVDEAEAEAVGHVVPVPSDVRRGLRELVARSDDRRSSRGVGGRERAVSRAAADHVQTLPVPPDRGYSPRRYYVLTNAGKPVLALNHGNDSDLSEMMGIAQALISILAEDDDRLRSISRGRTRITFTLKAPLYLFAVSDWGEPEHVMRMHLEYVNLQILSVVTQSQLQRAFARRSNFDLSRLLEGSEPFLNKLVEQCQDDLSFFTTTLQPLRMPPGLRDTAAAALMPPAKFKDLLYVLLIAGGRIVTLLRPRRHAVHPSDMHLLLNTLATSATLRTVETWLPMCLPKFNPAGFVHAYISFVRDDVGLVFISADRDAFESLCQWRVSVVDHLKKDNALDRIEQCIKQHSYTVSVVGSPGLRHFVYKSRGLIQLTSPDWEEPYLPGSVDRKRLVTLYARVQDALYARSGQSAPLKLVYMATAHEAVLGWLTKPFELYVTVSPHLPMSAVVSTANKVAKWVNAEESRLFLKDAPVF, from the exons ATGGGCACCACGCCAGGcgactcgccctcggcgacgctgTCCCCCGCTgcgctctcgccgcccgcctcgtcgaatccctcgacgccgccgcgctcccgctcgccattccacgcgccgcgcccaagcGCGCCCAGCACGTCCGTCTCGAGCCTGTCCGTGTCGACGTatctcgacgccggcaccggcgggagcagcagcgcagcggcgagccagatcccgagcccgagcccgagcccgcaccgcacgccgtcggcgcgcaagcACCGGCGCAACGGCACCGGCTCGCGCAGCTTACTTGGctccggctcggcgccgggcctgctcgcgccgccggtcgcgagcacggcgagcacggcaatggcgctgctcgacctcgaccgcgcggcgtcgcgatcCCCGGgtgtgtcgtcggcgcccggcAGCCCAGGCGAGGGGAGCACGCTgttggcgagcagcggccgcaCGAGCCCCGCGTCTGGTTCCTcgcgcaagggcaaggagcggGCTGTGGATGATGGCGCcaacgaggtggacgaggccgaggccgaggcagtcGGACAcgtcgtgcccgtgccgtctgatgtgcgccgcggcctgcgcgagctcgtcgcgcgctcgGACGACCGGCGGAGCAGTCGCGGagtgggggggagggagcggGCCGTGTCCCGTGCCGCGGCAGATC ACGTGCAGACGTTACCTGTGCCTCCGGATCGAGGGTACTCCCCGCGGCGATACTACGTGTTGACGAACGCCGGCAAGCCAGTGCTGGCGTT gaACCACGGCAACGACTCGGACCTCTCAGAGATGATGGGCATCGCGCAGGCCTTAATCTCCATcctggccgaggacgacgaccgcctGCGCTCCATCTCGCGCGGGCGCACACGCATCACGTTCACGCTCAAGGCGCCGCTGTACCTCTTCGCCGTGAGCGACTGGGGCGAGCCAGAGcatgtg ATGCGCATGCACCTCGAGTACGTCAACCTCCAGATCCTGTCCGTCGTGACCCAGAGCCAGCTCCAGCGCGCCTTTGCGCGCCGCAGCAACTTTGACCTCTCGCGGCTACTGGAAG gaTCAGAGCCGTTCCTCaacaagctcgtcgagcagtgCCAGGACGACCTGAGCTTCTTCACTACCACGCTGCAGCCGCTACGCATGCCCCCCGGGCTGAGAGATACGGCCGCTGCGGCCttgatgccgccggcaaaGTTCAAG GACCTCCTCTACGTCCTGCTCATTGCTGGCGGCCGAATCGTGACGCTGTTACGACCACGGCGGCACGCCGTTCATCCTTCTG ACatgcacctcctcctcaacaccCTCGCGACCTCCGCAACACTCCGCACCGTCGAGACATGGCTCCCAATGTGTCTGCCAAAGTTCAACCCCGCGGGGTTTGTCCACGCGTACATCAGCTttgtgcgcgacgacgtcggcctaGTGTTCATCAGCGCGGACAGAGACGCGTTCGAGTCTCTGTGCCAGTGGCGCGTGTCtgtcgtcgaccacctcAAGAAGGACAATGCACTCGACAGGATAGAACAGTGCATCAAGCAGCACTCGTACACTGTTT CCGTGGTGGGATCGCCGGGACTACGCCACTTTGTGTACAAGTCGCGTGGCCTGATCCAGCTCACGTCGCCCGACTGGGAGGAGCCGTACCTCCCTGGCTCGGTCGATCGCAAGCGCCTAGTGACGCTCTACGCTCGCGTGCAGGACGCGCTGTACGCGCGCTCAGGCCAGTCGGCGCCCCTCAAGCTCGTGTacatggcgacggcgcacgAGGCCGTGCTGGGCTGGCTCACCAAGCCGTTCGAGCTGTACGTGACTGTGAGCCCGCATCTGCCCatgtcggcggtggtgagcACGGCCAACAAGGTGGCGAAGTGGGTCAATGCCGAGGAGAGCCGGCTGTTCTTGAAGGATGCGCCCGTGTTTTAG
- the AN10108_0 gene encoding putative protein: MYIRPVHAELDVAKLHDFVRTWPLGQFTTAIPHPTIDTLQTTHIPWVLYADEGEFGVLRGHMARANPQAKAIVAQAAGSPVHELADDALVLFTSPHNAYVTPRYMTATKQENGKVTPTWVFGAAQVYGRVRAYTSGTEADAFLSQQVDALTRQQEATVPGKPWTVDEAPESYNARLRKAIIGLEITITKIEGRFKFSQDEADGDWEGIRQGFKAEGSVLGAEVVKAMEERGGDRPSLVAERAAGASASS, from the coding sequence ATGTACATCCGCCCCgtccacgccgagctcgacgtcgccaagctgcaCGACTTTGTGCGCACCTGGCCGCTGGGGCAGTTCACGACTGCGATCCCGCACCCGACCATCGACACGCTGCAAACTACCCACATCCCGTGGGTGCTctacgccgacgagggcgagttCGGCGTGCTGCGGGGGCACATGGCGCGCGCGAACCCGCAGGCCAAGGCGAtcgtcgcgcaggccgccgGCTCACCGGTgcacgagctggccgacgacgcgctcgtgctcttcACGTCGCCGCACAACGCGTACGTCACGCCCCGCTACATGACGGCGACGAAGCAGGAGAACGGCAAGGTCACCCCGACATGGGTGTTTGGCGCGGCGCAAGTCTACGGCCGCGTCAGGGCGTACACGAgcggcaccgaggcggacgcgTTCCTGTCGCAgcaggtcgacgcgctcacgcGGCAGCAAGAAGCAACAGTCCCGGGCAAGCCGTGGACGGTGGACGAGGCGCCAGAGAGCTACAACGCGCGCCTGCGCAAGGCCATCATCGGGCTCGAGATCACCATCACCAAGATCGAGGGCCGGTTCAAGTTCTCccaggacgaggccgacggcgactggGAGGGTATCCGCCAGGGCTTCAAGGCCGAGGGGAGCGTgctgggcgccgaggtcgtcaaggccatggaggagcggggcggcgacaGGCCGAGCCTGGTtgctgagcgcgcggcgggcgcgagtgcgagctcATGA
- the mtr_14 gene encoding N amino acid transport system protein, protein MARVPGRKAAGNRDDGPIKAKTSRAGAGADEQSRLLVHAGDDYSTFSSASSSSSSSTSPPPPHPQPTMIKKDKDSVDVYEHDAHTAHHDVDVEDGKAGVVAPGVVTTDAVFGDITEEGPNYRGVSAWGAFILITKANLGLGILAIPFVFMSVGLVPGIILLCAVTALMIYTGSLIGPFKQRHPEIYSYADIGGLLFGRWGREIFGIIFTINFIFVTASAVVAVSTALNGVSAHAACTAVFIAVAAVLGWMACSIRTMGEISWLGWIGVVSILVSVLTVTVADRPSAAPPTGPWDKNFKVFAKADAITGISAITNSLFAFAATPTYFGIISEMRDPRQYQKVMIAGTTLCLALYLIIGSIVYHFCGQYVSSPALGSAGPLMKRVCYGIALPGLLVTLCIYSHLAAKYVFLRLLQGTDHLTRPTVRHWVTWLCTTASVMIVAYILASAIPSFGSIVGFIGSLFTPQTTVLVFPLIWWHDNWRYKERGARNVWMAVLNIFIFVCGLFFVVGGLYAAIKELIATKSTHGPWTCADNSGTVKSE, encoded by the exons ATGGCCCGGGTTCCCGGGCGCAAGGCCGCGGGCAATCGGGACGATGGCCCGATAAAAGCCAAGACGagtcgagcaggagcaggggCAGACGAGCAAAGTCGACTACTGGTCCACGCCGGGGACGATTACTCTACCTTTTCTTCAGCGTCGAGTTCGAGTTCGAGTTCGActtcgccaccaccaccacacccacaacccaccatgatcaagaaggacaaggacagCGTCGACGTGTACGAGCATGACGCGCACACTGCgcaccacgacgtcgacgtcgaggacggcaaggcgggcgtcgtcgcgcctggcgtcgtgaccaccgacgccgtgttTGGCGACATTACAGAGGAAGGACCAAACTAccgcggcgtgtcggcctgGGGCGCGTTCATCCTCATCACAaaggccaacctcggcctgggcATTCTCGCCATCCCGTTCGTGTTCATGagcgtcggcctcgtgccgGGCATTATCCTCCTGTGCGCCGTCACGGCCCTCATGATCT ACACGGGCTCCCTCATCGGACCGTTCAAGCAGCGCCACCCGGAAATCTACTCGTACGCCGAcatcggcggcctcctcTTCGGCCGCTGGGGCCGCGAGATCTTCGGCATCATCTTCACCATCAACTTCATTTTCGTGACTGCCTCtgcggtcgtcgcggtctCGACGGCCCTCAACGGCGTGAGCGCACACGCGGCGTGCACGGCGGTGTTTATCGCTGTGGCCGCGGTGCTCGGCTGGATGGCCTGCTCCATTCGCACGATGGGCGAGATCTCGTGGCTCGGCTGGATCGGCGTCGTCTCCATCCTCGTCTCAGTGCTCACGGTCAcggtcgcc GACCGTCCtagcgccgcgccgcccaccggccCCTGGGACAAGAACTTCAAGGTCttcgccaaggccgacgccatcACGGGTATCAGCGCCATCACAAACTCGCTCTTCGCGttcgccgccacgcccacctACTTTGGCATCATCTCCGAGATGCGCGACCCCCGCCAGTACCAGAAGGTCATGATCGCCGGCACGACGCTCTGCCTCGCGCTCTACCTCATCATCGGCTCGATCGTGTACCACTTCTGCGGGCAGTACGTCTCGTCGCCTGCGCTCGGATCTGCCGGCCCGCTCATGAAGCGCGTCTGCTACGGCATCGCTCTCCCCGGTCTGCTTGTCACGCTGTGCATCTACTCGCATCTCGCGGCCAAGTACGTcttcctccgcctcctccaggGCACCGACCACCTCACACGCCCCACCGTCCGCCACTGGGTGACGTGGCTctgcacgacggcgagcgtcATGATCGTCGCGTACATCCTCGCGTCGGCTATCCCTTCGTTTGGCAGCATCGTCGGCTTCATCGGCTCGCTCTTCACGCCCCAGACCACCGTGCTCGTGTTCCCCCTCATCTGGTGGCACGACAACTGGCGCTacaaggagcgcggcgcgcgcaacgtCTGGATGGCCGTGCTCAACATTTTCATCTTTGTCTGCGGCCTCTTCTTCGTCGTTGGCGGTCTCTACGCCGCCATCAAGGAGCTGATCGCCACCAAGTCGACCCACGGTCCTTGGACGTGCGCCGACAACTCGGGCACTGTCAAGTCGGAGTAA